Proteins from a single region of Candidatus Omnitrophota bacterium:
- a CDS encoding electron transport complex subunit E produces MNQWQNFIKGFLKENPVFVLLLGLCPTLGVTTSAMNGLGMGIATAFVLVMSNLVISLIKDLIPDKVRIPSFIVVIASFVTVVDLVMAGYLPALHAQLGIFIPLIVVNCIVLGRAEAFASKNNIFSSIIDGLGMGLGFTFAVTLLGAIREALGAGSIFGFKFLTSDGILVFAMAPGAFIVLGYLIALVNRLNKGTK; encoded by the coding sequence ATGAATCAGTGGCAAAATTTTATTAAAGGATTTTTAAAAGAAAACCCCGTTTTTGTTTTACTTTTAGGACTTTGTCCAACTTTGGGTGTTACAACATCTGCGATGAACGGCCTTGGCATGGGGATTGCCACTGCATTTGTTTTGGTTATGTCAAACCTTGTTATTTCCTTAATAAAAGATCTAATTCCCGATAAGGTTCGCATTCCATCTTTTATTGTTGTTATTGCTTCATTTGTTACTGTCGTAGATCTCGTTATGGCCGGATACTTACCGGCATTACACGCACAACTTGGAATCTTTATTCCGTTGATTGTTGTTAACTGCATTGTTCTGGGACGCGCTGAAGCCTTTGCTTCTAAGAATAATATTTTCAGTTCAATTATAGATGGTCTTGGTATGGGGCTTGGCTTTACTTTTGCTGTTACTCTTTTAGGTGCTATTCGAGAAGCTTTAGGTGCAGGATCAATTTTTGGATTTAAATTTCTTACAAGCGATGGCATTCTTGTTTTTGCGATGGCTCCAGGTGCGTTTATCGTTTTAGGGTATTTGATTGCTTTAGTTAATCGACTTAACAAGGGAACTAAATAA